A stretch of Henckelia pumila isolate YLH828 chromosome 4, ASM3356847v2, whole genome shotgun sequence DNA encodes these proteins:
- the LOC140865542 gene encoding enolase-like isoform X3 gives MILSFLRDARVLLWREFTLQDFANQCFGKKFDNGKRLADVSTLWIQEAQLYHCCFNGWVVITDKYGFYGYNVGEDGGFAPNISSLKEGLDLIKEAIERTGYNEKIKIAIDIVATEFCIGDVSFSCATIYEHRASAQRHQPFFYTCLHLFFIRYSSF, from the exons ATGATTTTGTCTTTTCTCAG GGATGCCAGGGTTCTGCTCTGGAGGGAATTTACACTACAAGATTTCGCTAACCaatgttttggaaaaaaattcgACAATGGAAAAAGGCTAGCAGATGTCAGCACATTATGGATCCAAGAAGCACAATTATATCACTGTTGCTTCAACGGTTGG GTTGTGATTACAGATAAATATGGATTCTATGGATATAATGTTGGGGAAGATGGTGGCTTTGCTCCAAATATATCCAG TTTGAAAGAAGGTTTAGATCTTATAAAGGAGGCCATTGAAAGAACAGGCTATAACGAGAAAATAAAGATAGCAATTGATATTGTTGCAACTGAATTTTGTATTGGGGATGTATCCTTTTCTTGCGCAACCATATATGAACACAGGGCTTCAGCACAGAGACATCAGCCATTCTTTTATACCTGTTTACATCTGTTTTTCATACGGTACTCAAGTTTTTGA